The sequence ACTGCAACCAGCAGCCTAGGGAGTGGGCAGGAAGTTAGTGCAAGAAAATCAAGTCCTCCCACAGTAGGCTATGTGGCTCCTTACTGTAATGTCAATCTACCGGCTTGTGTAAAATGGGAATTACAAGGTTTGATAAGAAGTTCCTCTTATTGTTCGCATACTTGGGAGACAGGGTAAAGCTGCCGTCATCACCAGATGCAGTAACATACTGTTAATCCATTACCCTTGGGACCAAATGAGATTACGAGAGGTTCCAGGTCATATAATTATTAGCCCCTTCAGACGCAGCCTAGTTTGGTActtaaaagaggacctttcactggttcTGAGATTACAATATTAATACCTGGCACTACAGGACATGTTTAGGAGAGGTGATATCGCCATTTATTTTTCAGATATGCTGCTCTATTGCAGCACTGTGCCCCCCATTCTTTTTAATTTAATTGATCCGGTTGTGGACGCAGCAATAACAATTAGGTTTCAGGGGCAGGATGTAATAGCGATCCGGACTGGTCAGGCTTGGGGGCCCTTTAGTAGAATCCCAGCTGCCATgccaaagggagtgaataaataTGAAAGTTAACAATTCAAAAAAGGGCACCCAAAAGTATCAAATTTTAGGAGATTAGCCTCAATGCTGTATTTTATCACATGTAAGGAGCAATCTTTCTTTCTACAGCGACTCTGGTCTGGAACCAGCAGATAATCCACCATTACACTGGATGCAGTAGGATCTCATGGTTATTTTACCATTTCATAAGTTGGGTGGATACGGCGGATCATGTTGAAGTTACAGTTGAGCATTTGGAGTAATCCCTCTGAGACATTTGTGATAAAGTACAAGAGTTCGGCTAatctcttaaagggcatctgtcagcagatttgtacctatgacactggctgacctgttgcatgtgcacttggcagctgaaggcatctgtgttagtcgcatgttcatatgtgcccgcattactgagaaaaatgaggttttaatatatgcaaatgagcctctaggagcaatgggggtgttgccattacacctagaagctctgctctctgcgactgctgcaccctctgcactttgattaacagggccaggcagtgaaaaggtCATTACACCTGGACCTGTCAAAGTGGTGAATGAAGCagttgcagagcctctaggtgtaacggcacctccccagttgctcctagaggctcatttgcatatattaaaacattattctcagcaatgcggggaaatgggaccaacacagatgtcttcagctgccaagtgcacatgcaacaggtcagccagtttcacagctacaggtctgctgacagatgccctttaatattttATACCATAGGTGCCTTTATTTTAGGTgccttttatttatttcttaatTTAATATCAATAAATTTTACATTTCGTATTAATCATATTCAATCAACCCCATTGGCATGATATTGTGACAGGCCGGGTGTGTACTTCCTTATACAATCCCCAGCTGCTATGCCAATTACTCAGCACCCCGCTATTGCATCCGCAGGGTACCAATCGGAGGACAGTGGAAGTTCCCTCTAATGTCaacattgaccacagcatctgaggggttaaactgcAAGGATCAGATTTTAatctaataataataaataataataataaagctgCTACCTGAAAATGATGGGGCAGGCCTTGCTCCTGTGCCCGCATCATCACCAGAGGGTTTTAACTACAAGCAGTCGATGACATCATAGTATGTCATGGAGCcggtaggggttaaagggtttttacCGTTTTTTGGTGCATACTTCTTCATCACTAAATGAAAAGTTGGACTTCTTTTTAATAGACTATGTTTAAATAAGTTCTTACCAATGAGAGTAACTGGAACTCCAAAATCTAGAGCAGAGATTGCTGTCCACTTTCCGGTGCCTTTCTGCCCAGCGGTGTCCTGAATCTTTGGGAGCAGGGGCTTTCCATCGTTGTCCTTGAATTTAAGAATGTCAGCCGTAATTTCAATCAAGAAGGAGTCCAGCTCAGTCTTGTTCCAGTCTTCAAACGTCTGATGTAAAAAACGTATAgatgtaaaaaattagattttttttgcatttttatgttTTGATGAGATTTTGTTATGTGCAAACTGACAAAAAAAGGTCATTCCAGCCTCCGAATAAAACAATGGAAACCTTTATTGAAGAATAGTTATAAAATCCAGGTACGCCAAACACATAGTGCACAAAATACACACCTCCTGACACGTTTCGGATGTATATAACaccctcagggctcatgcacacaaactttgtttagttccacatccgagccggctcggatgtggacccattcacttcaattgggccgcaaaagatgcggacagcacacagaatgcgttgctccattccgttgtGCCGCaaaacatatattatatataccgtatttttcgctttataagacgcactttttcccccccaaaagtgggggggaaatggccgtacgtcttataaagcgaatacttcgctggccgctatgctgcacagcgcggccagcgaagtatcagtgacagtgtggagggaggaggcggggcccggtgcagtgactctactctaatacaccgggccccgcaactgttaaagattcaatctgatagtatatgctctgtacgggcggctcttactatagtaccgtaagtatagcgcagaccggcatctgcctcagtcatgcgccgcttgccgcacctccttcctcatgcgctgtctgctccagctccctctgtcatgcgccgcctgctccagctccctctgtcatgcgccgcctgcctgttcattcataaagtgagataagcaggcaggcggcgcatgaggagggagctggggcagacggcgcatgacagaaggagctgcggcaggtggcgcatgaccgatggagatgccggtctgcgctatacttacggtactatagtaagagccgcccgtacagagcatatactatcagattgaatgtttaacagttgcggggccaggtgtattagagtagagtcactgcaccgggccccgcctcctccctccacactgatgggggatctgtagatgacacttatggggatctgtggatgacataagtgtcatccacagatcccccccatcagtgtcatccacagatcccccccatcagtgtcatccacagatccccccccatcagtgtcatccacagatccccccccatcagtgtcatccacagatccccccccatcagtgtcatccacagatcccccccatcagtgtcatccacagatcccccccatcagtgtcatccacagatcccccccatcagtgtcatccacagatcccccccatcagtgtcatccacagatcccccccaacagtgcgtcatccacagatcccccataacagtgcgtcatccacacatccccccataacagtgcgtcatccacagaccaccattagttcaaaagctactaaaagcacaccttttggttcaaaatatttttttcttattttcctcctcaaaaacctaggtgcgtcttatcatcaggtgcgtcttataaagcgaaaaatacggtatatatatatatatatatatatatatatatatatatatatatatatctctctctctctctctctctctctctctctctctatctatatatctctcttgtcctatttgcggacaagaataggcatttctattataggcgGCCCGTTCCAAAGCACGCGGacagcatctgtgttttgcagatccgcaatttgccaaCTGCAAAACACGtcgctgttgtgtgcatgagcccttagtcgtaGCAAGGTGGTGTGAATACTGGTGCTAACAGACACAGCCAGCAAtatacatagaaaaaaaaaaaaaaaaaaaaaaaaaatatttgcttgcGGTTTAGCCCATTAGGTACACAAGTATCCAATTTGAATATCCATCTAGCTTCAGCATTTAGTAGTCTATGGTGTGCATCTCCACCTTTTCAATGCCTTGCACCTCCAAGTGTGAatcgttagggctcatgcacacgaacgtattttctttccgcttctgttctttttgcggacccattcacttcaatggggctgtagaaaatacagaagttactccgtgtgcattccgtttccgtttattCGCATGGCtgtcccgcaaaaaagtagtgcatgtcctattattgtccgcaaatcacggtccgaggccccattcaagtcaatgggtccgcaaaaaaaacacggaacgcacacggaacacatccgtatgtcatccgtattttgtggatccatactgtagaaatgctatgcccagcccatattgctcatgtgtttggcgattaataagttactgtttctgtctacgatccgctaaaaaaaaaaaaaaaaaactgatgaaatacggaaaccatacagatatgttttgtgcaataacggaacggaagaggacttaagagagaaaaaataaaaatatggaacaacggatcccgtTTTTTTACCTCACCAtgttctctgctctgttcaccacCCATGAGGGATAACCATGGTTGCTCAGTCTGTTCCTGTTATGTGCCTCCCCATTTACTGCGAACACTAAATGAAGACCTGACATCTCAATGTAACAACTCCTCGCATCTCACCTTCGCCATCTCATCCTGCTCCATCCCGAGGATGTCCTTCATCAGATGGTAAGCCTCGCAGATCAGCTGCATGTCACCATACTCAATTCCATTGTGAACCATTTTGACAAAATGACCCGAGCCTTCTTCGCCCACCTGCCCAAAACCACAGTTATTAGAATATGGCATTCAAATCTGGGACAAATAGGTGGAATATAGGACTGTTGCAATATAACTAAACCTCTCACTATGGAATTAACATATACGAAGGTAGTACAGTGTTAAGTGTACGCGTGCTCATGCATGTAAGTTAACATAGGAGGGCTGACATGTTGGGTAAGCTGGTTTGACACTCAAGGAGTGATGTTACCCTATGGATATCAAATATATGGTTGATGCCGTGCCCGCCTCATCGCCGGGGGTGGGGGTTGAGGGTTATGAGAGTAAATTGGTTATGATAAGCATCATCCTTCAtttatagaaatattaatatCTTGCACTGCTGTCAGATGATATGCATAATATGTGATATTGATTTGACAATATGCATCCATTAATAGAGATTGTGTGTATCTCATATTGTAACATGTATGTGCAATGAtgttcatgttctatttttacctctgaaaaaatgaataaaaattatcAGATTTAAAAATAAGAATAAGAATATGGCATTCAGGTTCTGATTGTGTTTAATATAATGAGATGATCAGGTTTAGGTCTAAAAGGTACCCGCAAAGGGTTAAAAGAGAGGCAACCAGACTTAAGGGATTCAGTACGCCATTGCGATGGGAGCTCTGTCAGTCAATTGCTCTACTCCAACCAGTGGCGATTTAACACTTTATGCTCCCTATTCCATAAACTGGTGCTTTATATTTTATCCAAAGAAAGATATGAAGCTCAAGTCACGGCTGCTGATTTTGGTTTTAAAATTAAGAAATCCAGAAAAGGTGAACAGAGGGTGTCCCACCGTTTGGACCGCAAGTAATCCAGGGGAACTCCCCGGCAGCACCAGCACAAGGGATATCAAGTAGGACACAATGCTATTCTTGTAAAGCATGGGCATGTCAGGTCCGGTCCTCGAGAGAGGTCCTCCATATCTACTCTAGCTAATTAATTGGAGGTTCTGAACTATGGACCACTCCTCACAGCAACTCTatgaatgcaaaaaaaattaaaaaaaaattacagaaaaatcTATCACATTAGTTTCAAAATTCACTTACCCAGTCACAGCATGGCTCCTTCCCAACCTTAGCTGCAATGCCCTGGAAAATGTCTTTAATGTAAGGCCTGTAAGGAAAAGACAAATCCCTGAGAATACTGATGCATGGCTGCAGCAGCGAACACAATGAGACAATCCAAGTATTTCAATTAATACTGGCTCACGGCATACTGAACCAAACCCATCACTTTTCTAAGGATTATACTACATTATATGGAAATGGTGCAGGAGGAGGGGGCTTCAAAATATATTTGATTCTTGAAAACCTCTACAATGATGTATGGTTTTTTAGGGCATGCTAAATCATGGTTGACATTTATTTTCAGCCTCTAATGGAGTGAGAAAACTATCTTCGAACAGCAATGCAAGGTTCCACTGCAGCAGCTTTAAGATCTTTTGATAAGTCTTACCAAGCCTCACTGTCTCCCCCAGGCATCAGAGATGGTCCATATCTGGCCCCGTCCTCTCCTCCACTAACACCACTACCAACAAACCGGATGCCCTTGGCTTTTAGCTCCTTACAGCGCctctgatgaaaaaataaaaccatAAAATTATACAGTAAATGTTCTGCAGGTACAGCCATCTACTTAACATGGCAACCAGGAAAGAAACTTACTGTGCTGTCACTGTACTCTGAATTGCCACCATCAATGATGATGTCACCAGGTGAAAGCAAAGGAACctgcaacaaaaacaaaaaaccttaaGTTAGAAATTGGCAAGAATTGCACAGATCAGGTGACTCAGGAGGATTTTATTTACACCTGGCACCGAGGAAAGTTTTACCAAACTGGCAGTGTCAATATGGCACTGCTGTGCACACTGGGAGGCGGCCTGGCACTGTGCAGCACAATGGATTCAGCGCATATTTGCAGAGTATGATTAAATACTGTGCAGATAGGAGGGTTATGACCTGTCCACACGATGCATCCTCCACCCTGCACTGCGAGACTACCCTCCACCCTGCAGAGCTTCAAAGAGGACTCTGCCAAATAGAAGAATCACAGGACTATAAAAAGCATGCAATGGTTGGGTGGTCCTGGTACACAGGGCCACCAACATCACCAGACAAGCAGGGGACATGGTGCAGGATTATAGACAGAGGGCCCACATACACCTGCTGGCACAGATCTTGCACTGAGGTCCAGTAGCTGGTAAGGCCACCAATACATACCAGACTATTGATGAAGTCGTCTACTGCTTTTCCAGCCTTCACCAGCATCATAATCCTCCGAGGTTTCTTCAGCTTGCAAACCATTTCTTTTAAAGAATGAGCCCCAATCACCTTGGTGCCTTTAGCTTCATTAGCCAGGAACTCGTCAACCTTTGAAACGGTCCGGTTAAATGCACAAACCTGGAGGAAGGGGACAAGGTCACGTGTAACCTATACGACTGTGCATACATTACTTTGTATTTCCTTTTTATACAGTTAGGTTGCCATACACATCAGATATCGGTCAGGCCAATGCTTGTTCAGCCAACAGCCATCTCTCCCAATCccacatacacatgcactctTAGCTTGGCTGAGCATGCGCGTGTTGTAAAGGGAGAAAGGGGTTGTCAGCACTGGTTAAAGCCTATCtaaaccccatctatctaaatgccCCCTTCCTACAATTCTATTCCAGggcagtagtttccaaaatgtgaccgaccagctgttgcaaaattacaaatctcatcatgccctgctgggagttgtagtactgtCAAAACTGGGTCATGTTTCCCCCAGCACAGGAGTTCCGTCGCTCGAATAGCCAGACGTGACAATGACCAGACTCAAGGGGACTCATCCCAgtcactggatgttttgatccaagcGACgaggagatgcagtggcggccgtgcaGGGACCCGGAGCGACGCGGTtcccggggagcaggtaagtataatccatacaaggggcccgggcattggtggagatattttagatattggataacccctttaagaccctccACCATTTTTGTTGCCCGTCTCCACACCAGTTCCATTTTATCTCTGTCTTTTTGTAGGTGGGGTCTCTAGGACTGGACACAGTATGATGGGATCTCCCTAGCGCTCTATACAGAGGTAGTAAAACCACATCTGGAATACTGTGTCCAGTTCTGGAGACCCCACCTACAAAGATAAAATGGAACTGGTGCGGAGAcgggctggtatccatgttttgtggactgcaaaacggatacggtcgtgtgaataccCCCTCATTTGAATTTTTTGCATTTTGAATTTGCTATCTTTTACACCAAACTTACAATTTgttttgtcttttacattttatTGGCTCATATCTGATGTTTACCAAGCAAGGAAGTCACCCAAGAGCGGGGAGTTACATAACCCAGCCCTGAGCCAACATCACGTTTCCCCATCTTGCCACTTACCACATAGCCATGATCGTTCATGTTCAGGACCAGGTTCTGGCCCATCACAGCCAATCCAATGAGGGCGATATCAGCTCTGgttaggagagaaaaaaaaaagaatacgttTACCGGGCCTGGAGGTCACAGGAGGACGAGGCAGGGGTACGTTCTAATACACACCCAGCAGTCAGGGAACGACTCATTCACTGCATGTGTTGGTTTTGGAAAGGCCCAGCAGCCAGGGTGGACAATAAAACTGCTACATGTCTTTGCTATAAATACAATGTCTTATCCTACAGATCAGTCACATCTTAGGCTGCAGATGAAGTGATTCTTAATGATTATTGATTAGGCGGAGAAGTTAGTTACTTCCTCCCTCTCGGAGAGATCTACTTCTCGGTTTTCAACTTCTTCAAAAACTCGTGCAGCCTTTTAGACTATGTATTCTTATATTATTGTGTATAGTATTACGATATTTGATCAAGGACACGGTCAACCAGGTCTTCGCACAGTCAGAGGGAGACGGCGCTCACGGTGACCGACTGCCTGAGACACCTGCGGAGGGAGCGATACCAAGAGCGAAACGGTCCATGGGGTCACTATCAGATAGCTAAGTATCTGGGACCAGACAACAGAAGGTAAACTTCCGCTTTTTAAGACTTTATTCACTTAGGGGCTGCATGGTGGTCTTATTATTTAGGGAGAAGACACCCTGAATTCTCCTAATAGGATCCATATATACATCTCTCACGTGGAACTAGTGTGAGGAAAGCCTGAGGTCACCCATCCACGGAGGTAGGAGGCACGGCTTACCTCATGCCTCACTGACTGGTGGAAATCCAGGCCAGCCGAAGGTGCCAGGTTCCTTTCTTGGGCTTGTAACGCAGTTAACCCCTCTGTGTAAGCACTGGGTACACCCGGGCACAGGCATGAGACAGCATGCAGCAATAGGCAAGAACAGACATGGGGGCACTTAGATTTAAGCCCTACCACTCCTTCCCATGGCAGAAAGCCAAGGTCTTTCTTCCTTGTTCCCTGGTATTAGTCACAGCAATATGAGATGCCACAGTGCGCAGTACCATATATGAACCAGGAGGCACAGTATGATCAGGAAGCGTCGTGAACAGCTTTGTTATAGTCTGTAGGTGTAATCTGCAGCTCGCCATGCTGATCTCCGGATGAGATTCGCATGTTGTAACGGCGGTCTACAACTAATTGCCACAGATCATCCAACAGGTATATAAATACACAGCAGAGGGGGCGCTTCCTGCTGATCTGATTACTATACAGGATTACCGGCTTCCTTGGGAAAATCCACCCTCAGTCACTGTCACGTTACATCATGGCTCCCGAGTGACGGATTATTAGCAGGGAAATTACAGATTCCTCTCTTGCGACAGTGGCGTTGGTTGTCACCCATTCCAGGCACTTGAGCGCACACCTTGCGTACTCGCTCTTTCATTTCAGTTGCAGAATCCGTACTGACAGTCTTAAACAAAATGCAGTACAACGAATGTGGATGGGGTTCAACAAACCCCATTCACTcatggtttaaaaaaattaaaaaattcccaACAGGTTTTCtaaagggtggcccacgaaaaagtaggccACCTCCAATATCGCCAAATGAAACTGCCTAATGGTAAATCAGTCttcgttgtccatagcaaccaatcagagctcagcttttattttttcagagccctgtaggaactgaaagctgagctctgattggttgctatgggcaactaagacatttactattaggcagtttgatttggagatattggagtcGAGctgctttttcgtgggccaccctataTATGTCCTATGTGCTGCAGAAATACAACCGATTCCATTTACTGCAATGCAATAAGTGAAATTCGCAATGGAATCTGCATGCGACATGAGCGGATTCACCCATATGCTGCAACTAATCCTCAGATCTGTGTAAAGGGACACTACACCTGTATCTTACGCAAGACATGTAATGGTTAAGGGTTCGGCTACACGGCAACGTTTGTTATGCAACTTCTTGATGCAGAAAAGTCGCAAtcattttgtaatgatagtcaatggtatcgcaaaaaaaataaaaatccaactTGAAcagattttttgcgactttttcattgCAGTATGTTGCATTGCGatgccattgactatcattacaaaaagaaGTTGCGTTACGTAAATGTCGCCATGTAGCCAAACCCCAAAGGAGAATTAGGTTAAGTTATCCCCTAACCACACGGTGGTGGATAACTATTTGATCGTGGGTGTctcactgctgggacccccactgatcacgagagcCCTGTACCCCGTATGGCTCCccaaaatgaacagagcagcCGGTTGAGCAGTTTATGAGAGtttcaggacccccaccgatctgatagtcaTCCCCATAACACAACCAGAATAGCCCTTTAGGTTCACATGTAGAATGCTCATGTGTCTGCTTTACACCCTattcacacattgcagatttGATCTCTATTTTGAAGCCAAAGAGAAGAATTTACAGGAGAAAAATGTTAAATTTGAGAAATTACCTGTAAAAACCACGCGAGCAACTGCATGgcaaagctcatttgcataagatTTGGGCAATGTTTATGTGAAAAGTACAACCTGTCACCGCTCCGCAGCCTACATGACTGCCAATGGGAATAATAGACATTTTAGATCATATTTACACAGCGGAGTATTGATTGGCGGCACAGTAGTATTCATAAACGTGCCCCAATGACCTCAGAGCAATATTGGGATGTTTTAGGCCGATACGCCGAGTGCGCCCTgcaatttctgttccgcaaatgccttttcttgtctgcaatacggACACGTATAGGACACGatcttttttgcggagccacTGAACGGACATACGAATGCGGACAGAACAGGGTGTGctctccacattttttgcggccctgttgaaatgaatgggtccacagtcGATCAGCGAAAATAGTAAAGTCTGTGCAAATTGCAACCAAAAATCCAGTTGGATTCTTGGCAAACTGACGATCTCGCTGACCAACATTACCTGCGAGGACACCATCTTCATATGGCCGTGTAGCCTTATTAAGGGGCGGGGCAGGGAATTCAATTTGTTACAAGTTGATACATTGTGGCCCAGGGTGACAACAACTCTTCTCTTCCTGAAGTCAAAGGAAATCACTGATGCTACGGTCCTATTGACTTCTGCAGAGAgaagaatattaaaggggttgtccaacactTGCCGATCCCCTGCTTCCTGGTGCAGAGGTGGCAGCAAGGCCCTGCTCCAGGACCACATAAGGACACTCTAGTATTATAAGTCAcacatggtaggtgggggccTTGTTACAGATTGACTGAGTAgttgtagaactacaagtacCTGCATGCCCTGCCAGCCACATCCCACAGGCGGAGGAGCaggatgctaggagttgtagttctaccACTGGCGCTGATGATGACACTCCCATCAGGACCAGGACTATAGATAAGGGGCCCTGCTATATGGATACATAGGTAAGGGGCAGCTCAGACCCTGTGACCTGCATGTGACTAGAATATGATCACGTGACCTCTCGGGGAAGACGCCAGGTACTCACTCCGCCATGGTGACAGCTCAGGTGATGTCAGTGGTCCCCGGATGTAGCGCTGCTCTGTCCTCTGACTGCTGTGTGACAGACACACGGACTTCAGCCTAAGTTGTCTCTGAAGCCACCTGACGTCACGCCCCGTCCCCGCTTCCATTGGCTCAGCATCAAGCGTAGGGCGTGTTCTGCCCGTCACCATTCCAATCACACTGGGTAGGGGCTCGTCAGTCAGTGGGCCGACCAATCAGACCTGAGCAATCACAAGCCGAGCAATTAACCCTTTACCTGCTCCCAAAGGGGGCAATGACACTGCAAGTGGTTGCTCTATGTGGCAATGAACAGTCATGCTGATAGGGCGAATGTCTGATGCAGGGGGAGGCATGATGACCCTGAGGCTTCCATGTTGTCGTTATGGGTGTGTGATAGGTGCGGAATATAGACCTCAGGGACCTGCAGCTATGTCTATAGAAGAGAATGGAGAGCGGCACACACCTGCACTCCTTCATGTATTCCATGTGCCACACCTGGTGGGACCCCTGTTCTGGACACCATGTGGGTTGcgccacaacttaaaggggaattccatACTTTAACAATGTATGATCTATCCCTAggctaggtcaccaatatcagatgggCAGGGATCCCACACCCCAGTCAGGTATATGGGAGTAGCTTGGGTGGCTTTGTAAATAGGCGCCAgaatacacagctctgtccattgtgtggtGGGTGCAGCTGGTTACCGCAGGGCATTGTAGTGGCAatggcagacatcccaacctgcaaaaactcatttcaggtgcacttctcatttcagggaggttttctttttatttttctttcacggactttttattacattttccaaacatatgcagtatctgcacactgctctatggtgtggaggactgggctcattagcctgccccaaattatcatatttatgtatatgattaaatggattctgtcaccacctataagtcctgtgagctaaacatatgctcatgtccagggtagcattctgatttctaaggtggccttataaaagctatttgttttactaacctgtcaatcattgaattaaggtgcccaagcaggggaggtctgtggatgcatggtgcccggcctcacacatcgccgttcgtgcccagcgccgccttctactcctcagtgccgcctctccctccccctcctcccgctttgagatcccgcgcagcctgatgcgccgttgcggactgctggcatcggcttcttctt is a genomic window of Bufo bufo chromosome 1, aBufBuf1.1, whole genome shotgun sequence containing:
- the PGD gene encoding 6-phosphogluconate dehydrogenase, decarboxylating, giving the protein MAEADIALIGLAVMGQNLVLNMNDHGYVVCAFNRTVSKVDEFLANEAKGTKVIGAHSLKEMVCKLKKPRRIMMLVKAGKAVDDFINSLVPLLSPGDIIIDGGNSEYSDSTRRCKELKAKGIRFVGSGVSGGEDGARYGPSLMPGGDSEAWPYIKDIFQGIAAKVGKEPCCDWVGEEGSGHFVKMVHNGIEYGDMQLICEAYHLMKDILGMEQDEMAKTFEDWNKTELDSFLIEITADILKFKDNDGKPLLPKIQDTAGQKGTGKWTAISALDFGVPVTLIGEAVFARCLSSLKSERVVASKQLQGPKQVPFKGDKKSFLEDIRKALYASKIISYAQGFILFRQAAKDFGWKLNYGGIAMMWRGGCIIRSVFLGKITEAFDRNPELQNLLLDDFFKKEMHSCQESWRRVVSSGVQHGIPMPCFTTALSFYDGYRHEMLPANLLQAQRDYFGAHTYELLTNPGHYVHTNWTGHGGSVSSSSYNV